The Punica granatum isolate Tunisia-2019 chromosome 4, ASM765513v2, whole genome shotgun sequence sequence GCTTGGTGGGGGTCAAGATGCATCAGCAGTCACAACAACTGATCACCGTGCAGGGAAGTTCGAGGCAAAGTTCTTTGACAAGGTAaacttttttattcaattttatcGTGATGATCTCATTTGCATGTAGTAATCAGTAGCTCTTTCTGGTCTATAACCATGGTCTGGTTCTTATCTTCAGATCCTTCAAGAAGAAATCGGAGGTGTCAAAGGACACTTTGGGCCCATCAATGCTCTAGCCTTTAACCCTGATGGCAAAAGGTAAATTCTAATTTGCTTCTGTAAGCCATGTTGCGCTGTGTTTTGGCCCAAGATAGCGACTCTTTTGGTAGTAGCGATTTTGTGGGCGAGTTCTATTCATACTCCCTGGGCTTGGACCTCGGGATCTTCTTGAAGgacaatttttttcattttaatacactgataaataaatttttctaacATCTAATGTTATGATGTTGCAGCTTCTCAAGTGGAGGGGAAGATGGTTATGTGAGGTTGCACCATTTTGACCCAGATTACTTCAATATCAAGATTTAGAAGCAGACTATCATCGACCCACTCTTTGATGGAGACCGGAAGTGCTAGAAAGTTCTGCAGTCTTATCCTGATCCGCATAACTTTCTTGGTAGCGCTAGCGCTCGGCTATTTGTTCTCAAATTTAGTGTTAAAATTTTTGGCGGGCATAGTTTTTTGTCATTTGTTTTTTGTTACTCTGGCTCGGCTTTCGAGTCAATACTCACTGAACATGATAAGTTATCAGATGGAGAGGCTGAGATTTGATGAAACAGCTCTCAAAAGAAAGCAAGTTTGTCTCATAATCcttaaaatctttttttttgatgaattcaTAATCCTTAAAATCATTCTACTTATTATGGTGGATCGAATAATGATCCATGACCCTATTCATTTAAAAAGGTACTATTGCATATGTGATATGACCGTGTGTTATGTATGATAATGCATTTCCATTTGGTGTTTGTGGTTCTGAAATCATAAAAGTTCcatagaaggaaaaaaaaaaaaaaaacaaaagccatatatttcattataattttctGATGACTAGCAAGTGGACATTGATACCAACTAGATATCCTTGCGTATATACCTCGACTTCCACATCGAAAACTAGCATATAACTATTACTCTTCAATCTTTATGCAACTAAAGTTTGAATGACCAACTACTAGGATTATACCAAAGCCAACACCACTAAGAAAATAATCCAAAGAAGCGTGATGCTTGAACGCTTCTGAATTGGTGCTGATGACGGGTTGTCTTGATCTCGGAGAGGATGCCTGTAGTACCATGGAAAGTAAGGCAGTATAGGATCAGGCGGGGGCGGGGCAACCTGCAAGTACCATGGCGGGGGGAAGTAGTAGTACGGAATTGGTGGCTCACCGGGCGGCTGTAGAGGTACTGGTGGCGACGGCGGAGGGGGACAATTCACGGTGGTTGGGGGCGGCGGAAGGCAAGGATAGAGGCAGTTGCCACTAGCTGGAGGAGGCTGCTGGGGAAGGGACATTGAGGTTGATTCATCATCATGTAGTTGCACAGCGGCTTCTGAATGATCCATTGTCAGTGTGGAGTGAAAGCTGAGGACAAGTACCAGAGAGAAGAACACTATGCCTGAGATTGGAGGGCTGGTGATGAGTCCTATAGCCATTGTTGGTGGAAACTAATATGCTGACAGTGAGAATATTGGAGAGAGTGATTAAGTAGAGGTGGAAGAAGAAGCGGGGCGTGAAGCAATTAAAGAAGATTCTTCTCAATTGAGGATGCCTTTGTAAAACATCTCAACTAGCtggtctatatatatatatatatataaatgaagcACAAGTTTAATTCTCACGCCGTTACgtcatcaaaaataaaaaatgcatatatagatCGCATATTCtatataagaaatatattGCAATGTTATATTGGTCAGTAAGTCTAAGTGTATTTCTACaattatattaattgaaaaCTTTTCTTATATTGAACTTTAGAATCCCTACTCCAAGCTGGCTCAAAttcactcaaaaaaaaaaaaactcctaCATCATGCAAATATTCTTGCCTTTCCTCCAAGCTTTATGCAAAGGTTCCTCTGTGCCGTCCAAACTTTATTGGTTATTTATTATACACaatcttattaattttattttgatgagtATTAGCATATTTACGTTAAAAAGTAGTTAAGCAGGTTTACATTTTTATAGATAATATATGTTGTTCGATTGAAAATTTCTGTGGTTAGTTTTATACTGTTTGATGTACAAATCAAGGAAGATCTATGGAGGTTAGCATTAGCTAATCATAAAAAGAAGGCTATGTCCATCACGATATACattgatattttatattttcaattatattttttatttatatttttaaaaatatttctttccaTATTAACTACTTTTTGTTCAGTTTatacaattttatgatttctcTAGAAAATTCTTGGAACAAAAAATTTGTAATACAACTTAAGCCTTTTCCATCACTCTCCATTGtaaattttgtgtttttgaACTATTTTAATTGTCAATAATTCTTTTCCTCTaaagttttttaattaaaaaatgatatacaATATAAACTTTGTATCAATCTAATCTTATacgattaatttttaatattattttttgtatttactatatattttatcttttatcttATACTAGGTACTATTTATTAGATAGATCTTCGAACTATTATATTGCcatacatattttatttgCACTGCATATTAGTTATACATGGAAATTATATGCTAATTCATCTATGAGAAAAGTATGCTTTCTAATCGTTTTTCTCTCCTAAGTTAATTATCTTAAATAGTGTGTATGCTTTTAATATCGAGGAAAGATATATTCACTTATATATGACTTAAATATAATCTATATGTATGtcacatatataaaaatttccataatatattaattttaaatattgctttctataaaaaatgattaatcatTCCCGCTCAACTCACGGATTTTCATCTAGCTATTAATGTATAGGTTGGCAAGTGCAGCGTTAGCTGAAGATGATGACCGCTTTGGACATCTTCAATTTAGTATTCTGTTGTTATCGTTAATGAGAAGTGTGCTACAAAACGTAACATTGCTCATATACAGATCCAACTCAATCGAGATCGTTTTCCTACTCTGCAATTggtttaatattttcttcatcTGGTGAAATTCCTGGAACCCAGTCACCTATTTATGTATATACTCGTCGACAGTGATGGTAATATGAGAAGCCAACGAGCTGTGGGAATCACTTCTTGGCGAATTAATAAGGTCAATAGGTTTTAGGTTATTCCATGAATTGATGAAAGTGGCCGGCTGCCAACCCCAATGCAAGttctgactaatccagttcgatTGGGTTGACCAACTAAAGggtaaaaatattattttctccattcCCTAAGACTTGAAGACCTTGATTGGAAAATAAgcgccgaacc is a genomic window containing:
- the LOC116203253 gene encoding leucine-rich repeat extensin-like protein 3; protein product: MAIGLITSPPISGIVFFSLVLVLSFHSTLTMDHSEAAVQLHDDESTSMSLPQQPPPASGNCLYPCLPPPPTTVNCPPPPSPPVPLQPPGEPPIPYYYFPPPWYLQVAPPPPDPILPYFPWYYRHPLRDQDNPSSAPIQKRSSITLLWIIFLVVLALV